GCCCTCGGGACCGCGCCGGTGCCGCCAGCGGTCGCGGCCGCGCACCTCCGGGCCATGGGGGTCGAGGCGGAGGTGCCGACCGGCTCGGTGTCGGGAGCAGGGCGACGCCGTGGGAGGGCGGCCGTGGTCGGGATGGCGGCGGCCGGCCTGCTCCTCGGCTCGACCAGCCTGGCCGCGGCCGGGGTGCTGCCCGCACCGGCCCAGACCGCCATGTCCTCGACGCTGCGCCGCATCGGCATCGAGGTGTCCCAGGGTGGGGGTCGGCGCGCCGACGACGGAGAGGCCGGCGACGCGCAGGTGGCGCCGCCGGCGTCACCGCCCGGTTCGTCGATCGGCGCCCGCGCCGGTGACGGCGGCTCCCGGCGGCCCGCCCGACCGGGTGAGCAGGCCGAGCGAGGGGGTCGGACGGCACCGACGACCGCTGGCGGTCGAGCCGGGCGGGCGGACGACGCCGGGGCCGGTCGCCCCGCGGCGTCGGGGCCGGCCCCGAACTCGGCGGCGCCGCCCGGGGACGGTCCCGGGCAGGACGCTCCGCCCGCGACGACGGCGCCCGGCGGGACGACCGACGTCAACGGCCCGGCCGGCGCCGTAGGCCCGAGCGCCGGGACGGCCAGCGGCGGCCGACCGCCCCGCACGAGCGCCGGCGGTGGCACGGCCGCGCCGGCGGGCGCCGCCTCGGCACGAGCCCCTGGCCGGGCACCGGCGTCGGGCGCCGCCGGGGTGGCCTCCGTGCCGGGTGCCAACCCGCCAGGCCCCGCTGCGACGGCGTCCGGCGGCGGTGGCGGCGCCGCCCGGTCCGCGGCGGGCGCCTCGGTCGCGCCTGGTCGCCCGGCCGCGGCCGGCGCCGGCTCGATCCTGGGGTCCCCGGACGGGGTCCGGGCTGCCACGGTCCCCCGCACCGTCCTGGCCAGCTCCCTCGCCGCCGGCGCCGGCTCGGTCCTGGGGTCCCCGGACGGGGTCCGGGCTGCCACGGTCCCCCGGACCGTCCTGTCCCGCTCCCTCGCGGCCGGCGCCGGCGCGACCCGAACGCCGGGGACGACCACGGCCCCGGAGACCGCCCCCAGGCGAGGCGCGACCGGCCTCCTCGGATCCTCCTCGGAGCGCGGATGACGTCGGTCGTCACCGACTATCGCGACCCGGCCCGGGGCGCGCCGGCGTCGGGCGCGGAGGGGCACCCACCGTCGTCCGGGGCTGCCGCCGCCGGGGCGGAGGCGCACCCCCTGATCTCCGGGTCGACCCCCGTCGGCGCGGTGGCGCACCGGTCGGCGTCCGGGGCCACCCGAGCCGGTGCAACTCTGGCCGCCGCCGAGGCTCCGCCCTTCGCCGCCGATGCCGCCACCGCGTACCGCGAGCTCGCCCCGGCGGTGCTCGGCTACCTGCGGGCCCGCCGTGCCCCTGATCCCGAGGACGTCCTCGGGGAGGTCTTCCTCCAGGTGAGCCGGGATCTCGACCGCTTCACCGGCGACGCCACCGACCTTCGCCGCTGGGTGTTCACCATCGCCCGGAACCGCATGACCGACGCCTTCCGGCGCCGCGCCCGGCGTCCCCAGGTGGTCGACCGGACCCCGCCGGTGGTCGCGGCGGCGCCGGCGCCCGAGCCGGTGGACGACGAGCTCATCGCCGCGCTCCAAGAGCTTGGCGACGACCAGCGCGAGGTCGTGGTCCTGCGCTTCCTGGCCGACCTCTCCCTCGAGGACGTCGCCGCCATCACGGGTCGCAACGTCAACGCGGTGAAGGCCATGCAGCACCGGGCGCTGGCCAACCTGCGCCAGGTCCTCGCCCCCAGGTAGCACCCGGGCGTCGCAGGACCGCCCGGGGTGGCGATGCCCCCCCGGGTAGCGTCGGCGGCCGTGGGAACCGCAGCGGGGGATGCGCCCGACGTCGATCTGACCGACCTCGACCTGTTCGCGGACGGCTTCCCGCACGAGGTGTTCACCGCGCTGCGCCGCGACCACCCCGTGTTCTGGCATCCGCCGACCGAGCACGCGCCCGGTGGCGAGGGCTTCTGGGTGGTCACCCGCCACGCCGACGTGCTCGCCGTGCTCCACGACCCGGCCACCTTCTC
Above is a window of Acidimicrobiales bacterium DNA encoding:
- a CDS encoding sigma-70 family RNA polymerase sigma factor — protein: MTSVVTDYRDPARGAPASGAEGHPPSSGAAAAGAEAHPLISGSTPVGAVAHRSASGATRAGATLAAAEAPPFAADAATAYRELAPAVLGYLRARRAPDPEDVLGEVFLQVSRDLDRFTGDATDLRRWVFTIARNRMTDAFRRRARRPQVVDRTPPVVAAAPAPEPVDDELIAALQELGDDQREVVVLRFLADLSLEDVAAITGRNVNAVKAMQHRALANLRQVLAPR